From a single Sorghum bicolor cultivar BTx623 chromosome 5, Sorghum_bicolor_NCBIv3, whole genome shotgun sequence genomic region:
- the LOC110435937 gene encoding uncharacterized protein LOC110435937 translates to MRVAAVAKTMAERDEFLPDVRYRLEQAQTTQKRHYDKQHRAVSYKLGDWVLLRLRHRPVASLDVVATAKLKPRYFGPYRIVEVINDVAVRLELPPRARLHDVFHVSLLKPWVGAPPTTRPPLPVVHNGATVPESEHVVKACLARGVR, encoded by the coding sequence ATGCGTGTCGCGGCTGTCGCCAAGACCATGGCGGAGCGGGACGAGTTCCTACCGGACGTGCGCTACCGGCTTGAGCAGGCGCAGACCACTCAGAAGCGCCACTATGACAAGCAACACCGCGCCGTCTCCTACAAGCTCGGCGACTGGGTTCTACTTCGCCTCCGCCACCGCCCAGTCGCTTCGCTGGATGTCGTCGCCACCGCGAAGCTGAAGCCGCGCTACTTCGGTCCCTACCGCATCGTGGAAGTGATCAACGACGTCGCCGTTCGCCTAGAGCTGCCCCCGCGCGCCCGTCTTCATGACGTGTTCCATGTTAGCCTCCTTAAGCCATGGGTGGGAGCTCCTCCGACTACACGGCCGCCCCTACCCGTCGTCCACAACGGTGCCACGGTGCCGGAATCCGAGCACGTCGTCAAGGCTTGCCTCGCACGCGGCGTGCGTTAG